One window from the genome of Streptomyces sp. Alt3 encodes:
- a CDS encoding ParB N-terminal domain-containing protein — MTDTPLFRPRLVRRDPRQLTRLEVNARFMRQEEYDRLVENVRRDGCLTSTPLIYAGGEYDEGRELVLSGNHRTMASIDAGLGEIDCMLIEEALTRQQLVAIQLLHNAIAGEDDPATIKQLYEELDDVDWRAYSGLDDDQLKLLAEVSPEGLSEANLDFATVSLIFLPAELEAARTAFEEARLGQNESWADQGFKNQVVLHGAGLGINVEIVERDPQVKGFVPQPKRWRVEQTYGILILHRRLVRDYEHRSSSSASRVYWVMTHVMTRRLTGVNAPTRRAMQTVAA; from the coding sequence ATGACCGACACCCCCCTGTTCCGGCCCCGCCTCGTACGCCGAGACCCCCGCCAGCTCACCAGGCTGGAGGTCAACGCCCGCTTCATGCGGCAGGAGGAGTACGACCGGCTGGTGGAGAACGTCCGCCGCGACGGGTGCCTCACCTCGACCCCGCTGATCTACGCGGGCGGCGAGTACGACGAGGGCCGCGAACTCGTCCTCTCCGGGAACCACCGCACCATGGCGTCCATCGACGCGGGCCTGGGCGAGATCGACTGCATGCTGATCGAGGAGGCGTTGACCCGGCAGCAGCTCGTCGCGATCCAGCTGTTGCACAACGCCATCGCGGGCGAGGACGACCCAGCGACCATCAAGCAGCTCTACGAGGAGCTGGACGACGTCGACTGGCGGGCCTACTCCGGCCTGGACGACGACCAGCTCAAGCTCCTCGCCGAAGTCAGCCCCGAAGGGCTCTCCGAGGCGAACCTGGACTTCGCGACCGTGAGCCTGATCTTCCTGCCCGCCGAGCTGGAAGCCGCTCGCACCGCGTTCGAGGAGGCACGCCTCGGCCAGAACGAGAGCTGGGCCGACCAGGGCTTCAAGAACCAGGTCGTTCTGCACGGCGCCGGCCTGGGCATCAATGTCGAGATCGTCGAACGCGACCCACAGGTCAAGGGGTTCGTGCCGCAGCCGAAGCGATGGAGAGTCGAGCAGACCTACGGCATCCTGATACTGCACCGGCGCCTGGTCCGCGACTACGAGCACCGGTCCTCCTCCTCCGCCTCCCGCGTCTACTGGGTGATGACCCACGTCATGACCCGACGCCTCACCGGCGTGAACGCCCCCACCAGGCGCGCGATGCAGACGGTGGCAGCGTGA
- a CDS encoding helix-turn-helix domain-containing protein → MPTTMRGVGQRIATIRRARRMTQADLARAAYVSLATIKGIERGARSPSDDTLDSIAAALAVDPSHIVVGSTRTDSRVHAALPGISAAIAAYDVPTDDAARPLDELGEDSAGSCNGGSPRSTPASPSRRRTSSPRRSPRFTTAPAPTGCAPRACSPPRPAQRTPWRSSSVHVISRPD, encoded by the coding sequence ATGCCCACCACCATGCGCGGGGTGGGGCAGCGCATCGCCACCATCCGTCGAGCACGCCGGATGACGCAGGCCGACCTCGCCCGCGCCGCCTATGTCTCCCTCGCCACCATCAAGGGCATCGAGCGCGGTGCCCGCTCACCGTCCGACGACACCCTCGACTCGATCGCCGCGGCGCTCGCCGTCGACCCGAGTCACATCGTCGTCGGCAGCACCCGCACCGACAGCCGCGTACACGCCGCCCTGCCCGGAATCTCCGCAGCGATCGCCGCATACGACGTCCCCACCGACGACGCCGCCCGCCCCCTCGACGAGCTCGGCGAGGACTCGGCCGGCTCGTGCAATGGCGGCTCGCCGCGCAGTACGCCCGCATCGCCGAGCAGGCGCCGCACCTCCTCACCGCGGCGCTCACCGCGTTTCACCACAGCACCAGCACCGACCGGCTGCGCGCCGCGCGCCTGCTCGCCACCACGACCCGCTCAGCGGACGCCGTGGCGTTCAAGTTCGGTGCACGTGATCTCTCGGCCCGACTGA
- a CDS encoding serine/threonine-protein kinase, whose product MPQLAVVHTFWTDYEQLEKPVRAGVRKAITKFQSLTVAELYADKGLGLSVARMARDPRMRTIRITAFWRGVLLAPDDGSETFLLLKVLPHDEALQWAATRLVSVNSAMGSLEVRDVVAMERLVTSRPASHAPTTLFARFSVTDLTALGIDGQTLEAIRTITGRAQFDAFQPLLPEDQREVLQYLAEGFEPAEVFQNVVAPRRPADANPPASVSLADAIAHTSDRITLFSEAGELEEIAGKPLVAPRTGELLSPSRRGERKDYACERLPLADGGQANVFKAVHKPSGKVVILKKLKDKYPPARQVARMKREIECGRSLIGNPHAMPILDFDPKYTWFVMPYAEATAESCQEEFSDDAALRELLESLCSVLAVAHHEGWIHRDIKPANVLRLKGRWVLADWGIVRRPLGQTTDPQRTRVGVFLGSEGFAAPEHYNDAHHAGPTADIYSLGQLIGWAVTGEMPLVNVPLLPKSGPWRAIVREATQRDPERRPATVSAFLDFVAQELDEPAEPVVLRGEHLQRELFAGPTGAGADLLTLAATHPDDAALYFDVLIKVPVASIMADLLADAARAVEVVSAMATLFGTDVSHGSEELGATVKWLASIAEEAARARELDLLEACCGGAFEWIPLLDDQSGQAEGFSWWTTLSGDAASSVAAMLRQHPESVMYFGHLAHDLRVDHRIRAAIAQQ is encoded by the coding sequence TTGCCGCAGCTCGCCGTCGTGCACACCTTCTGGACCGACTACGAGCAGCTGGAGAAGCCCGTCCGGGCCGGGGTTCGCAAGGCGATCACCAAGTTCCAGTCGCTGACGGTGGCCGAGCTGTACGCGGACAAGGGGCTGGGGTTGTCCGTCGCGCGCATGGCCCGTGATCCGCGGATGAGGACGATACGCATCACAGCCTTCTGGAGGGGCGTGCTCCTCGCGCCCGACGACGGAAGCGAGACCTTTCTCCTCCTCAAGGTGCTGCCGCACGACGAGGCCCTCCAGTGGGCCGCCACCCGGCTCGTCTCCGTGAACTCCGCGATGGGGAGTCTGGAGGTGCGGGACGTCGTGGCCATGGAGCGGCTGGTCACTTCGCGGCCCGCCTCCCACGCTCCGACGACTCTCTTCGCTCGGTTCTCCGTCACCGACCTCACAGCGCTGGGCATCGACGGCCAGACCTTGGAGGCCATCCGCACCATCACGGGCAGGGCTCAGTTCGACGCCTTCCAACCACTGCTGCCCGAGGACCAGCGCGAGGTGCTCCAGTACCTCGCTGAGGGGTTCGAACCCGCAGAGGTCTTCCAAAACGTCGTCGCTCCCAGGCGACCAGCAGACGCGAACCCGCCGGCTTCGGTGAGCCTCGCGGATGCCATTGCTCACACGAGCGACCGGATCACCCTTTTCTCGGAAGCTGGGGAACTGGAGGAGATCGCTGGCAAGCCGCTGGTCGCGCCACGAACCGGAGAGCTGCTCAGCCCCTCCAGACGGGGCGAGCGCAAGGACTACGCGTGTGAACGGCTACCCCTCGCCGACGGCGGCCAGGCAAACGTCTTTAAGGCGGTACACAAGCCCAGCGGCAAGGTCGTCATCCTCAAAAAGCTGAAGGACAAGTACCCGCCCGCCCGTCAAGTTGCCCGCATGAAGCGAGAGATTGAATGCGGGCGCAGCCTGATCGGGAACCCGCACGCGATGCCGATCCTGGACTTCGATCCCAAGTACACCTGGTTCGTCATGCCGTACGCGGAGGCCACCGCCGAGAGCTGCCAGGAGGAATTCTCCGATGATGCAGCCCTACGAGAGCTGCTGGAATCCCTCTGCTCGGTCCTCGCGGTGGCGCACCATGAGGGATGGATCCACCGGGACATCAAGCCGGCCAACGTCCTGCGCCTGAAAGGTCGCTGGGTCCTGGCGGACTGGGGGATTGTGCGGCGGCCCCTGGGCCAGACGACCGATCCGCAGCGTACCCGCGTGGGGGTCTTCCTCGGCTCCGAGGGTTTCGCGGCCCCTGAGCACTACAACGACGCCCACCACGCGGGCCCCACCGCCGACATCTACAGCCTGGGGCAGCTCATCGGATGGGCCGTCACGGGCGAGATGCCCCTCGTGAACGTTCCGTTGCTCCCCAAGTCGGGCCCCTGGCGTGCGATCGTCCGGGAAGCGACCCAGAGGGACCCGGAGCGACGCCCGGCCACGGTGTCTGCCTTCCTCGATTTCGTCGCGCAAGAGCTGGACGAGCCGGCGGAGCCCGTTGTGCTACGCGGCGAGCACCTCCAGCGGGAACTGTTCGCCGGGCCGACGGGTGCGGGGGCGGACCTCCTGACGCTGGCCGCTACGCATCCCGACGACGCTGCTCTCTACTTCGACGTGCTGATCAAGGTTCCCGTCGCCTCGATCATGGCGGACCTGCTGGCCGACGCCGCTCGTGCTGTAGAGGTCGTGTCCGCGATGGCGACACTCTTCGGTACGGACGTCTCCCACGGCTCCGAGGAACTCGGCGCCACCGTCAAGTGGCTGGCCAGTATCGCCGAGGAAGCGGCCCGGGCGAGGGAGCTCGATCTCCTGGAAGCGTGCTGTGGTGGCGCGTTCGAATGGATCCCCCTCCTGGACGACCAGAGCGGGCAGGCAGAGGGCTTCTCCTGGTGGACGACCCTGAGCGGGGACGCCGCCAGCTCGGTGGCGGCCATGCTGCGACAGCACCCGGAGAGCGTGATGTACTTCGGCCACCTGGCGCACGACCTCCGCGTCGACCACCGGATTCGCGCGGCCATCGCCCAGCAGTAG
- a CDS encoding HAD family hydrolase, with product MIRAVIFDVGETLTRDDRYWASWADWLDVPRHTVSALVGAVVAQGRDNADALRLLRPGIDVAAEYAAREAAGRGEHLDESDLYPDVRPALAELRSCGLRVVIAGNQTARAGQLLRALDLPADVIGTSGEWGVAKPDPAFFRRAVEAGQAAPEETVYVGDHPANDVGPASATGLRTAHLRRGPWGHLWADSPDVLENADWRIAALTDLPTLLTQ from the coding sequence ATGATTCGAGCAGTGATCTTCGACGTCGGTGAAACCCTCACCCGCGATGACCGTTACTGGGCGTCCTGGGCCGACTGGCTCGATGTCCCCCGACACACCGTGTCCGCGCTCGTCGGCGCAGTTGTCGCCCAAGGCCGCGACAACGCCGACGCGCTACGACTCCTGCGACCCGGCATCGATGTCGCCGCCGAGTACGCGGCACGCGAGGCGGCCGGCCGCGGCGAGCACCTCGACGAGAGCGATCTCTACCCGGACGTGCGCCCCGCCCTCGCGGAGCTCCGCAGCTGCGGGCTGCGCGTCGTCATCGCCGGGAACCAGACCGCCCGCGCGGGCCAGTTGCTGCGCGCTCTCGACCTTCCGGCCGACGTGATCGGGACTTCTGGTGAGTGGGGCGTGGCCAAACCCGATCCTGCGTTCTTTCGCCGGGCAGTCGAGGCAGGGCAGGCGGCACCCGAGGAGACGGTCTACGTCGGCGACCACCCTGCCAACGACGTAGGCCCTGCCTCGGCGACCGGACTCCGCACGGCGCACCTTCGGCGCGGGCCGTGGGGGCATCTGTGGGCCGACAGCCCCGATGTCCTCGAAAACGCCGACTGGCGGATCGCCGCCCTGACCGACCTGCCGACCCTGCTCACCCAGTAG
- a CDS encoding barstar family protein, giving the protein MRVAIDGAQIGSQADLHRVLAKSLDFGPYYGHNLSALWDRLSRDVERPVEIVWENAAVSRGRMGDEVFEAIASVLVRAAAEDEPNAPDKRLTVRFT; this is encoded by the coding sequence ATGCGGGTCGCCATTGACGGGGCACAGATCGGAAGCCAGGCGGACCTACACCGGGTTCTTGCCAAGTCTCTGGACTTCGGTCCGTACTACGGGCACAACCTGAGCGCCCTGTGGGACCGCCTGAGCAGGGATGTCGAGCGCCCGGTCGAGATCGTTTGGGAGAACGCTGCAGTCAGTCGTGGCCGCATGGGCGATGAAGTGTTCGAAGCGATCGCGTCCGTCCTGGTCCGAGCTGCCGCAGAAGACGAGCCGAATGCACCGGACAAGAGGCTCACCGTGCGTTTCACCTGA
- a CDS encoding PadR family transcriptional regulator: protein MGEPRMTMATRAVLYALLKHPAEEHYGLQIADAADLPGGTIYPILIRLEQCGWLESRWEEIDISVEGRPKRRYYRLSEKGAQAAPLALAKADGRKRRRSLVLRPGGGEA, encoded by the coding sequence ATGGGTGAACCGAGAATGACGATGGCGACTCGGGCGGTGTTGTACGCGCTGCTCAAGCACCCGGCCGAGGAGCACTACGGACTACAGATCGCTGACGCCGCAGACCTGCCGGGTGGAACGATCTACCCCATCCTGATCCGCTTGGAGCAGTGCGGGTGGCTCGAAAGTCGATGGGAGGAGATCGACATCTCTGTGGAGGGGCGACCGAAGCGCCGGTACTACCGACTCAGCGAGAAGGGCGCCCAGGCCGCGCCCTTGGCCCTCGCGAAGGCTGACGGCCGTAAGCGTCGCCGCTCCCTCGTGCTGCGCCCCGGCGGAGGGGAAGCGTGA
- a CDS encoding GNAT-like putative antirestriction protein, translating to MPKIGKDDALGDRMSLHNLTGGQFAAIRSQFMSKTIKPGSPLIACGVAVDGRLIGAFAYLPLKFDPNTAYLMSDFPVSWTKYRRLAKLIVMAASTKEAQLLIQRSLSKRITGWTTTAFTDRPSSEKYGCGIPGMKLQKRTETTPKDQGDGIHRYQLQYGGPLGSYDLAGALDLWKTKHGKDMR from the coding sequence ATGCCGAAGATCGGAAAGGACGACGCCCTCGGCGACCGGATGAGCCTGCACAACCTGACGGGCGGCCAGTTCGCCGCGATCCGATCCCAGTTCATGAGCAAGACGATCAAGCCGGGCAGCCCGCTCATCGCCTGTGGTGTCGCGGTCGACGGGCGCCTGATCGGCGCGTTCGCGTACCTCCCGCTGAAGTTCGACCCGAACACCGCCTACCTCATGAGCGACTTCCCGGTCTCGTGGACGAAGTACCGGCGCCTGGCCAAGCTGATCGTGATGGCCGCCTCCACGAAGGAAGCGCAGCTCCTCATCCAACGATCGCTGTCGAAGCGGATCACCGGCTGGACGACCACCGCGTTCACCGACCGGCCCAGCAGCGAGAAGTACGGCTGCGGCATCCCCGGCATGAAGCTCCAGAAGCGCACCGAGACCACCCCGAAGGACCAGGGCGACGGGATCCACCGCTACCAGCTCCAGTACGGCGGCCCACTCGGCTCCTACGACCTTGCCGGAGCCCTCGACCTGTGGAAGACCAAGCACGGTAAGGACATGCGATGA